From the Vanacampus margaritifer isolate UIUO_Vmar chromosome 14, RoL_Vmar_1.0, whole genome shotgun sequence genome, the window GACAGAAAAGGAAGATCCAGACGGACGGAAAAAACGGACTCAAATTGTACATTTGTTGAACACATTCAATTTGTCCAGATCTTGGAAGCGAGGGAACAGACAGACGCTAAGTACCTTATGCTCGCTAAGTAACGGAGAGACAGAACATGATGCGGGCATTTCTGGTAGACTTTTAGGAGCTATCTGGGTTGGCCTGATCTACGAGTGAAATCTCATCAGCGTGCTCGCAAATCGACTGACAATTTTCCGTGATAACAAAATGCATCTTGGTATATTCTCCTAGCGAGTCCGTCACGGGTACCCAAGCTTGATTGACGCCAGCAGACAAGAACAACATCTGATTGTTCCATCAAATCACAAGGACACAAAAACGGACAATAAGGCCAATTGAGAAAGGGCTACTGACTCTTCTGACAAGATGGCGGCTGCGCGCTCCACGAGAGGTCCAGCTGGCACGTGAGGGTGGCGCCGCCCTGCAGGTCGTACCCCGAGTCGCACTGGTAGGTCACGCGAGCGCCGCGTAGCGCCACGCCGTCCACACGCGTCTTCCAGCCGTTTTGGATCTCGGGCAGGTCGGCGCACGAGTCGTTGCGGGAGACCTCTGCGGAGCGGGAGAGGCGCGCTTAGcgtgttagcatgctagcttctGAGCTAGTATTTTGCCTTTGTGCTGTCAAGTTCATTGAAGACACCAGGGGTTCcatttttgggtttgtgtgtgcgtgcctcaCCCATGTAGTTAATGATGAACCCCTCCCCTTTGCCCAGCACGAGTCCGGCCGGGTCCGAGTGGAAGGTGATGCTGAGGTCGGGGGTGCTGGAGAAGAGCTTGAAGGGGGCGTGCCCCCCCGAGTAGCGGCCCAGCAGGCGGGCGGCGCCCTCATCGCCGTCCGTCACCGTCAGCAAGTCTCCCTCGCTGACGTTGAGGCTGACATCGGAGAGAGAAAGCGAACACTCGGCTTAGCTCGCGCACATGCTACATGCTAGTGCTAACTGATCAGTCAGGACGTCAGTCCATCGGGCACATCCATCTCTCCATCTGTCAGTCATTCTGTACATCCATCCGTCAGTCAGCTGGTCTGTTGCCAGAAcctccgtccgtctgtccgtcagCCCATTTGCCCCTTAATCTGTCAGTCTGACTGTCTCCGAGTCAACCATTGGCTGTCCTCACAGCTGCACGTCCACGAGCAGCCTCTTGTCTTCCCCGACATGGACGCTCCATGCGCACTCCTCGCCCTCGCCGTACCACTCGGGCCAGTTGGGCGACAAGATGACGCCGCCCGGTCCGCTCAGGTCGCCGCCGCACTGAGCTAAAACAAAATGAGCAAACAAAAACTTGTCTTAGTTTGCAAGCAAGTGGTTTGTGCCTTAGTTTCCGGGTTGTGTTAGTTAGCGGACTGCGTTGCTTGCTAGCTTTGTTTCCTAGGTTAGCTTTGTTGCTAGGCTGCAGCGGTCGCTCGGTTGCCAAGCTATGTTGCTTGATTGTGGTCATCGCAGAAGTTCGTTTGAGTCGAGTCTTTGGTTTTCGTGTGTTTTAGGCAATTGTCTTTGCTTTTCGGGTCAACTTCTGGGACACTTCTCTTACAGTTGCGGCCTTTGTCGGACTGCGTTACGTAAAATGCGTCAAGCCTTTACGCTGACGATGACGAGCTCCCTGGCGGGCCAGCCTTCGTCAGAGTAGTCAGCTGAAGCATCAGCTCAACACTAAAAACCAGGACTCTCTGAAGGCTTGGTTTTAGGACCAGCTGGTAACAGATGAATGCCAATGCTAAAAACGAATGCTAAAACTCACTCACTTCAAATGCGTTCAATTGGTTGagtaaatgatttttatttggtCGAATGAACGCGTGTGCTTTCATTAGAAAGCGTCACTGTGCAGCTagcaagctaatgctaacagaatGCCATCTTTTCATCGCGAAAAAATGCTGGCCGCTCGCTTATGTCGATGACCTTCACATTCGTCTCCATTTTCAATCAAGCCTGAGCAGCTCCTGACATTTGATTTCTTGTGTTGCTAGCATGCGTTGTTGAAGTTGTACCGTTTGCACGCAAGACGCCAGGTTGTGCGTCTTGCGGCTCCTGTTGGTCACCTTTACAAAGCGGTTCGGTGTCGTTCCAGTACGGGTCTCTGGCACTGATGCACTCGATGATGGGTGGGCCCTGTTCTAGGGCATGACCCGGGTCGCAAGTGAACTGGACCACTGCGCCGACGCCGTACAGagggtccgttgtggtgaagttGCCATTGTGGAGGTAGGGCTCATAGCAGCGGCCGCGCTCGAAGGCTGCGTGGGGGCAAAAGAGAGCAAACAATTACAATTACGATCCCAACACTCATTCCAGACTGGCGCACTCCGCAGTGCACGTGGGAGGCATCGGCCCCACATGCCGTCAGTTGCACACATGCATATGCTTCCTAGTCGTCTTCTTCTTTGAATTGACTTCTTTGAATTTACTGGTGGATCCCATCGCTATGGTTTCtcgagtcccctctcaatattggcAAAAGAACAACAGGTGGAAACGGGCAGAAGTCGCATGTCGGTTTTGCACactttcagtaaatttgcttcaaATATTCGAAACAATTgcatggaaacctgactaaggACAACAATTGTACGGACAAATGATAATATTTGAGTTTCTTCCTCCTGGGGGCGACAAACAAGTGATAAATTGTGAAGCACTGGGCTAAAATGTGGCAGGAATCGGAAAGGATTCTTCCACTCGATTGTATATTGCAGCCATTTTTTGTTTATCATGAATGAAATGATCTAAGGGTGAATTGGACCAGGTGGTTGTATTAGCGGAGACTAGCAGGGACCGATGAAGTCTGCTCGGACCAGGCCAGTTGCCATGGACTCGATGGCTGGAGGATCACTTGAAAGGGATTCCAAAATATCAGACGAGCCAACAGTCGAACGAAGAACACCTTTTAGACGCGACTTGAGGATTGTCATGCTCGTAGATTCATGACAAGGAACCCAATCAACCTCAACTGCTGGACCTTTGCCAAGAAATCTTGCTCTGAGCCTCAACATGTCAACCCACGTCAGTCTGGATACAAACCTTCGTAGCGGATGTTGAATCCCGTGTCGTGGTCGGGCTGCTCCGTCAAGAACTGGATCCTCACGGCAGGACCTTCGCTGATCACCCCCTCAAAGGGGACGTGTCGGCTCCGAGCCGAGTCGAAGAGCACCACGGAACCGGCGTCCAGGCCGCTCCACAGAACCAGTCTAACCGGAACACATGCTCAACAACTTGCCTCTGTTGTTGCGAGGGTGCGCTTGTGACCCACCTGTCCGAGGGTCCGAGGTAGAGGCGCTCCAGGTGCAGGTGCAGCCTCCGCTCCGGAGGAGCCTCCAGGGACCAGGAGCACGAGGGGTCCCGCGTGCTGTTGGGCCCGTGGCGGGGCGAGGGCGACAAAACCCGGCCCAGCGTGGCGTTCTTCACGGTACCGCCGCAGAGAGCTGGAGAGAGGACGTCGCTATGCTGAGCCGTAATCCTCCAAGCGAGGGGGGTGAGAGGGGGGGGCCCCGATCCCCCAGGGAGCGACACTGACCTGTGCAGGTGGGCTCCTTGCTGCTCCACGCCGGACGTGAGGCATTGACACAGGTGAGCAGCGGCTCCCCCTGCAGGTGGTAGCCCATGTGGCAGTGGAAGCGGGCGGTGCCCCCGGGCAACAGGTCCAACACGGACACCTCCCCAAAGTGGGGCCGCTTGGGGAGTAAACAACTCAGTCGGAAGACTGACGCACAGCAAGGAGCAAccatccccaaaaaataaataaatacataagatTAGCATTCACTGTCACTTTGCTTGCTAGCTTGCGCGGATGCCATCAGGTTGATGATTGTTTTACCGTGTGTTGTGGAGCATTCAAATGTTTGTGGGAATTGCATTAGTGTTGGTTAGTGGATGGTGAGAGGTCAGTCCACATTTCTCTTTTCAACATCCACGGCCATTTGCTTTGTTATTTTTAGGATCCCATTTCAAGCGGCGAAAGCAAATACATTGCCGCTGTCAAACGCAACTTTTGTTTGCAAAACCGCGCCCGTGTCCTCGTGGTGGCGTCATCGTGCTCACCTTTTTTCGACAAAAATCATGCAGCTGCATTCCGGTGCAAATGGTGGATGCCTTTGACGCTTGCTTGCATGCTTGCATGCTTGCATGCTTGCATGCTTGCAGACGGACCCTCGTGCTAAGTCCAGCGTTCAGGTGAGCGTCGGTTGCCAGGTTGTGTCGTTTGCTGACATTGGATGCTATTTTCTGTTGCTAGGCAACAAGTATACTTCTTTAAGAAGGGAATCGTCCGGATGTTGAGATGCGTTGATTGCTTCGTCTTGTGGAATGTGTTTATAGGTTGTACGCACATCACGTGTGTACGACTACAAAGCTgttacacacacgcgcgcacacacacatgcgcgcaggAGGCATTAAACGAGCGCAAACTAATGAAAGTTGTAATGAGCTCGTTAAGAATCGTGTTAAGTCATGTGTTGACCGCGTGTAATTAGCACATTAGCATCGGCGCAAACAGCCCTTTAGTGCTGCGgcagtgtgcgtgtgtattgtacgtgcgtgtgcgcgcgcgggcTCACTCTGGTAGTGCAGCAGGAAGGCGCCGACGTTGTGGCGCTGATGCGGGGAGCTGAAGAAAACGGCGAGCGTGTTGCTGGGGCTGCGGATGACCTGCCCCTCCACCAGCAGCGTCTGATTGGCCAGCAGCAGCCAGGCCCCGCCCTCGGCCACGCCTCTGATGGACAGCCGCTCGTCGTCCGACAGGTTGACGCTCTTCACCTGAATGAGGAAACAGACGCTCACAACTTGCTTGACcttttgcgtgcgtgcgtgcgtgcgtgcgtgcgtgcgtgcgtgcgtgcgtgcgtgcgtgcgtgcgtgcgtgcgtgcgcgcacgCTTGGGGGTCATGTTGCCCCAAAACAAGACCCCAGTTGACGCACATGAGCCACGCCCTCTCATGTCATCAACCAAGGCAAGCAAACGCTAGCTCGCCAACttagtttcaatcacgcttgttaatTTTTATCATAGTAAGTCAACCTCAACCCGTTTTTATTCAGTCCATATTTAGTTGACCATAAATCGAGCATTTCAGtcttttagtccaagaaaacatcctTTTATTCATCTAgctttagtcaacaaaaactgtcaacattttagtcaagACAATcatctgatattttttttgtcagcagataatgtcgAACATTTTGcatctaaaactattttacatGAAATTGTCTCtcctctttttgatgaaaaacaacttgacacacaatgacagcatatcaacaagtggctactatggcgccatgctacaagctaatacgttagccagcattagttagcaagCGGTcaaattaacattattgttggaacgttaaaGACGTTGGATTAATGCCACATTACAACTATAATtgaccttgttttgttttttttaaccagctcCTGTCTGTCCACGTTTGcccatgttgcactcgctagctgcagactTGAAAGGGGGTGTGGCTCTGTATGTcacatgacagattagcagagacaagatttgacaaaatcTAATGattttggtcttgtttttgtccagattttagtccagtttttatgaagtgaagtacattttcgtcttgtcttcattagtcaacaaaaatgcattctgatttagtcccagttattgtttatgaatgagggttttagtctagtctagttttagtccggtgaaaaatgtgcgttgacaaaattatttttgtttcgttttcgtTGCCGAAATTAACACTATTTGTGGCGGTTTGTGTGACGGGGGCTTCCACTATGTGCGCTTCCGCCCCAACgaggggagccgcttccatTGGTAGCGAATCGTCCGCGTTCCATCCTGAACCTCACGGCCATTCGTACTTGTGCAGAGTCAAgcaaataccaaaagaaagaaaatggcagCTACGCGCGTTGTGCTCCACTTCCGCCGGCCGCCGAGATGGGGCCCGTCCCCAAGATGGGGCCCGTCCCCAAGATGGGGCCCGTCACGTGCTGCTGTCAAACGCCAACAAGGACGGCAACGGAGTCCATTTCAAGAAAGGAAGAGCGCTCACTCGCTGGCCCCAAGCTAAATCTGGCAGTTGCGGGTGCGTGTCATGTACCTGCAGCTCGACGCCGTAGCCCGCATAGACGGTGATGGTGTAGGTGCAGCGCAGGTCGCCAGCCGAGGGAAGCGTGTCCGGCGAGTCGATGTAACCTTCAGGCTGCTTGAAGGTCAGCGAGCAGCCGGATGCTTCTGGAAGGAAGCAAACGTCACATTTTCATCAACATGCGCTTGTTGCCActtgcaaaatgacttttcGCACCACATCAAAGTGAGCAGCGAGTGGGCGTGGCCTGTGACAACCTTTGACATCAcctgatgaggatgatgatgcgTCTTCATCAGAGAGCGTTGCCGCATCCTGCGGCcatggtgtgtgtgttggtgtgtgcgTCAGCTCCAGTGTGGGTCGCGGAGGTGGGGGGGAGTCCTCCTCCCCTTCCTGGCTGGGGGGGCCGTCATGGAGTGGGGGCAGCGTGGGGGGCAGGACACCCCCTGCCTGCCGCTGAGCGCTCTCTGCTGGCCAACCTACGGACTGCACCCAATAGGGGACGCTTGGCTCTGtgggcgcgcgcgcgcacacacacacacacggcaaaTACTTGTGATATTTGTGGTATGTATACtgactatatattttttattttatttattttaaatttttctggGGCTGGGGTGTTGAGGTAACTTGATACTGCAAGTATGTTGATGTCTATATGTACACATATTGATATtccatatatacacacacacacacacacacacacacacacacacacacaaattgcaaGTAGAGCAGGACAAAAACAGTCACCACGAACTACTTTCTTGTGTCCTAGTTTGGAGAGCAGGCACGCAGATGCGCGCACAaatacgtacacacacacactgttctcCAAACAGGCATGATGAcgatgacaatgatgatgatgatgatgatgatgatgatgatgatgatgatgacgacaacGTGCACCAATGTAAGAAGACTCCACTGAAGTTGTTTGGACATGCAAGTGTGTGCGCTTGTGAGTggtcgccatggcaactgcCTGACGAGTGACAGCCAGAAGAAGAAGTGAAAGTAGTTTGGCATCATCGTACATTTTAATCCGCTCGAGGATTACGCTCCCAAAAGAGAACTAAagatttgtgtgcgtgtgtgtgtgtgtgttagctgAGATTAgcgaggatttaaaaaaaaaataaaaaaaagtgttaatgtCACTTTTAATGCTTCTAAAGTTGCCGATGAACGGGAAAGGAAGATGTTGCAAAAGTGTCTGTGAGTCATGAAACCCCCTCAATCCTCCTTCACACCcagccccaatttttttttactttacatttgTAACTTTGTTTGAACTTGCCGTTTGTCGCTAAGCATTTCGGACACGTGCGTGAAAGTGCACCAAACATCACTTTCAACTTGGTTAGTCAAAATGCTAATACAATTGTAACCATAAAAGATGCACAAAATGCTAATTGTACTAAGGAAACATCATAATGCCGATACCGATAAGCGATACAACAAATGTCAGTTAACAGAATAACAACGATTTGTTAATTTGCCAAACTGACAACTGCTGGTCAGGACAACTTGTttgaagtcacttttttttttcatgctttaaGTATCGCTGGCTGGTTTCAGCAGCATTCACAAGTACCCGATTTCTTTCAGTctgtacttgcccatccctagtgTGTATTTGTGCGTTTGTATTAGCTGTGCCATGCTAACTCACAAGTCATGTTTACTTCACGCTAGCTCGGCGggctaaagaagaagaagaagaagatgatgatgatgatgatgtcatccacaAGTCAGTGGGTGATGCTGCGCTGTCGATAAGTTGACACTAAGTCGATGCTCATTTTCCGCCGCGGGCCGCTGTTGCGCAACCCGGCGAGGCTCTTGAAGCGAGCGCAACCATTTCCGCCTCGTTTCCTCTCGTCTCGCTCAAGTACTAGAAAAGAGGACGCCATGAGGAGATGGCAAAAGTTTACACCCCCCCCATTCAGAAAACAGGATCCTgtggtgtaaaaaaagaaaatccaaacGTGTCCTAATGGgtgtgacctttgacctctaCAACAAGTCAAGCGCTTCCAGAGGCGGAACTCAAAATAACCAAGTGATAAACTGGCaaggggtgtgtaaacttttcATATCCACTGCATAAGGGCAGTAACATTGACAAGCGAGCGGTCCAAATGATAATTCTTGTCCTAGccatgaaaatggatggatgaagggggcgggggggttgggggtgctGCCGCCAGACCCTGTCAAGTCTCAACAGCAACTTGATAACGCTCATCACATGCACGCCGCAGCGCGTGTTGACATCTGCGCGCGCGCGCAAATcccacgcacacgcgcgcgctgCAGTGAACACGCCGCAGAGCAAAGCAGGCATGCATGCATGCGCCgcagggtgggggtggggttgggTGGGCGACCACGCGGGGATCCCGCTCCCCTACCTGGATACATAAAAGACGACATCTTAAGGCATGCGCACGCTCACAAGTCTCACCTGCAGACGTTGTGACGCAGCCGCAGGCCAACCACAGCAACACGCACGCGCGGCGGCAACACATCCTGACGAGGGGCGTGTCTGCGAGGGTCGTCAAGGGTGGGGGTGGCTGTCCTCGTCCTCGGGGCAGACGGAGCCTCCGGTGGCACGTGCGAGCGGAACTCGAATGTCCGCGTGCCACAGCAGCTTCCTCGCTCGCGCTCGCTCGCCCcgccctccctctctctctcattccccctccctctctttccATCGCTTTCTTTTTGTCTCTCCATCTTCTTGTTTTTCACTCACTTGTCCTCTTCCTGGTTAGATGTCTAATCCTCTGACTGTGTGAATTTCTGTCCCCATCTTTCACCCCTTGAAGTttctcttcatcctcttcactTCCTTTCGTCACTCCCGGTGGTCACGTGACATCGCCGCCGCCATCAGGCTCCTTTTTCAAAAATCCAATTGATGGGTCCTCTCCTGTCTGTCAGTCGGTCTACTTGGAGTAAGCTGCTCCTTGAAGCAAGCAACAAAAGTAGCACACAAGAATTAGCATCAGGTGCTAGCAGGCTAACATGAGCTTCCCTAGCATAGCTTTTAGCCAGTggcgtgcagtgagctctagttGTGGGTAAGCAGGCAGTGGCAAATGGAGACGCACACCCCAATTACAAAcgtgtgtgtcggcaggcgagtgtacaacgtatcctagggtgaccatattttcatttccaacaaaagaggacactcagcccgaCCTCcagatacttgatactcagatacaagatgccatacattgaaattattttaacatatgcctcctc encodes:
- the sez6l gene encoding seizure 6-like protein isoform X1 is translated as MEREGGGMRERGRAGRASASEEAAVARGHSSSARTCHRRLRLPRGRGQPPPPLTTLADTPLVRMCCRRACVLLWLACGCVTTSAEPSVPYWVQSVGWPAESAQRQAGGVLPPTLPPLHDGPPSQEGEEDSPPPPRPTLELTHTPTHTPWPQDAATLSDEDASSSSSGDVKEASGCSLTFKQPEGYIDSPDTLPSAGDLRCTYTITVYAGYGVELQVKSVNLSDDERLSIRGVAEGGAWLLLANQTLLVEGQVIRSPSNTLAVFFSSPHQRHNVGAFLLHYQIFRLSCLLPKRPHFGEVSVLDLLPGGTARFHCHMGYHLQGEPLLTCVNASRPAWSSKEPTCTALCGGTVKNATLGRVLSPSPRHGPNSTRDPSCSWSLEAPPERRLHLHLERLYLGPSDRLVLWSGLDAGSVVLFDSARSRHVPFEGVISEGPAVRIQFLTEQPDHDTGFNIRYEAFERGRCYEPYLHNGNFTTTDPLYGVGAVVQFTCDPGHALEQGPPIIECISARDPYWNDTEPLCKAQCGGDLSGPGGVILSPNWPEWYGEGEECAWSVHVGEDKRLLVDVQLLNVSEGDLLTVTDGDEGAARLLGRYSGGHAPFKLFSSTPDLSITFHSDPAGLVLGKGEGFIINYMEVSRNDSCADLPEIQNGWKTRVDGVALRGARVTYQCDSGYDLQGGATLTCQLDLSWSAQPPSCQKIMYCSDPGHVEHATRSLSDPKLLVGTTVRYRCSPGYTLQGGATITCYGREPGTPVWTSHLPRCTPEDTLSCANPGVPDNGYQLMSKRVFLPGETLAFVCYHGYQLVGDAAIKCVQGSPSYWSGPLPICRADHACFANHALEVSHADGGVGAATDAGSLALAGLVLVLLMSALLGGIYALATRCRPGADLGLPLMYPHPYRQIALEAEFDNPIYEAGGADSREYEVSI
- the sez6l gene encoding seizure 6-like protein isoform X2 codes for the protein MEREGGGMRERGRAGRASASEEAAVARGHSSSARTCHRRLRLPRGRGQPPPPLTTLADTPLVRMCCRRACVLLWLACGCVTTSAEPSVPYWVQSVGWPAESAQRQAGGVLPPTLPPLHDGPPSQEGEEDSPPPPRPTLELTHTPTHTPWPQDAATLSDEDASSSSSEASGCSLTFKQPEGYIDSPDTLPSAGDLRCTYTITVYAGYGVELQVKSVNLSDDERLSIRGVAEGGAWLLLANQTLLVEGQVIRSPSNTLAVFFSSPHQRHNVGAFLLHYQIFRLSCLLPKRPHFGEVSVLDLLPGGTARFHCHMGYHLQGEPLLTCVNASRPAWSSKEPTCTALCGGTVKNATLGRVLSPSPRHGPNSTRDPSCSWSLEAPPERRLHLHLERLYLGPSDRLVLWSGLDAGSVVLFDSARSRHVPFEGVISEGPAVRIQFLTEQPDHDTGFNIRYEAFERGRCYEPYLHNGNFTTTDPLYGVGAVVQFTCDPGHALEQGPPIIECISARDPYWNDTEPLCKAQCGGDLSGPGGVILSPNWPEWYGEGEECAWSVHVGEDKRLLVDVQLLNVSEGDLLTVTDGDEGAARLLGRYSGGHAPFKLFSSTPDLSITFHSDPAGLVLGKGEGFIINYMEVSRNDSCADLPEIQNGWKTRVDGVALRGARVTYQCDSGYDLQGGATLTCQLDLSWSAQPPSCQKIMYCSDPGHVEHATRSLSDPKLLVGTTVRYRCSPGYTLQGGATITCYGREPGTPVWTSHLPRCTPEDTLSCANPGVPDNGYQLMSKRVFLPGETLAFVCYHGYQLVGDAAIKCVQGSPSYWSGPLPICRADHACFANHALEVSHADGGVGAATDAGSLALAGLVLVLLMSALLGGIYALATRCRPGADLGLPLMYPHPYRQIALEAEFDNPIYEAGGADSREYEVSI
- the sez6l gene encoding seizure 6-like protein isoform X3 encodes the protein MEREGGGMRERGRAGRASASEEAAVARGHSSSARTCHRRLRLPRGRGQPPPPLTTLADTPLVRMCCRRACVLLWLACGCVTTSAEPSVPYWVQSVGWPAESAQRQAGGVLPPTLPPLHDGPPSQEGEEDSPPPPRPTLELTHTPTHTPWPQDAATLSDEDASSSSSASGCSLTFKQPEGYIDSPDTLPSAGDLRCTYTITVYAGYGVELQVKSVNLSDDERLSIRGVAEGGAWLLLANQTLLVEGQVIRSPSNTLAVFFSSPHQRHNVGAFLLHYQIFRLSCLLPKRPHFGEVSVLDLLPGGTARFHCHMGYHLQGEPLLTCVNASRPAWSSKEPTCTALCGGTVKNATLGRVLSPSPRHGPNSTRDPSCSWSLEAPPERRLHLHLERLYLGPSDRLVLWSGLDAGSVVLFDSARSRHVPFEGVISEGPAVRIQFLTEQPDHDTGFNIRYEAFERGRCYEPYLHNGNFTTTDPLYGVGAVVQFTCDPGHALEQGPPIIECISARDPYWNDTEPLCKAQCGGDLSGPGGVILSPNWPEWYGEGEECAWSVHVGEDKRLLVDVQLLNVSEGDLLTVTDGDEGAARLLGRYSGGHAPFKLFSSTPDLSITFHSDPAGLVLGKGEGFIINYMEVSRNDSCADLPEIQNGWKTRVDGVALRGARVTYQCDSGYDLQGGATLTCQLDLSWSAQPPSCQKIMYCSDPGHVEHATRSLSDPKLLVGTTVRYRCSPGYTLQGGATITCYGREPGTPVWTSHLPRCTPEDTLSCANPGVPDNGYQLMSKRVFLPGETLAFVCYHGYQLVGDAAIKCVQGSPSYWSGPLPICRADHACFANHALEVSHADGGVGAATDAGSLALAGLVLVLLMSALLGGIYALATRCRPGADLGLPLMYPHPYRQIALEAEFDNPIYEAGGADSREYEVSI